The proteins below are encoded in one region of Microbispora sp. NBC_01189:
- a CDS encoding VOC family protein, whose amino-acid sequence MEIDYAAVEVTRALIRERYLGERRAASSARGLHHFALISSDVERTIRFYHELLEFPLTEIFENRDYRGSNHFFFDIGNGNLLAFFDLPGLDLEPYKEVLGGLHHIAISVERATWERLRGKLDAAGVPYQEESGSSIYFRDPDGARLELLADPLGEMYGTRVM is encoded by the coding sequence ATGGAAATCGACTACGCGGCGGTCGAGGTGACGCGCGCCCTCATCAGGGAGCGCTACCTCGGCGAGCGCCGTGCCGCAAGCAGCGCGCGTGGCCTGCACCACTTCGCGTTGATCTCGTCCGACGTCGAGCGCACCATCCGCTTCTACCACGAGCTCCTCGAGTTCCCGCTGACCGAGATCTTCGAGAACCGCGACTACCGCGGGTCGAACCACTTCTTCTTCGACATCGGCAACGGGAACCTGCTGGCCTTCTTCGACCTTCCCGGTCTCGACCTGGAACCGTACAAGGAGGTGCTCGGCGGTCTTCACCACATCGCGATCTCCGTGGAGCGGGCGACGTGGGAGCGCCTGCGCGGCAAGCTCGACGCGGCCGGCGTGCCGTACCAGGAGGAAAGCGGCAGTTCGATCTACTTCCGCGACCCGGACGGCGCGCGCCTGGAGCTCCTCGCGGACCCCCTCGGTGAGATGTACGGCACCCGTGTGATGTGA
- a CDS encoding DUF3046 domain-containing protein: MRLTDFWNRMRRHFGEAYAESWARDYVLAGLGGRTVEQALAEGVAAKQVWQAVCQAVDVDSRLR, encoded by the coding sequence ATGCGCCTCACGGACTTCTGGAACAGGATGCGCCGCCACTTCGGCGAGGCGTACGCGGAGTCGTGGGCCAGGGACTACGTCCTCGCCGGTCTCGGCGGGCGCACCGTCGAGCAGGCCCTCGCCGAAGGCGTGGCGGCGAAGCAGGTCTGGCAGGCCGTCTGCCAGGCGGTCGACGTCGACTCCAGACTGCGCTGA